In Drosophila miranda strain MSH22 chromosome Y unlocalized genomic scaffold, D.miranda_PacBio2.1 Contig_Y3_pilon, whole genome shotgun sequence, a single window of DNA contains:
- the LOC117194440 gene encoding uncharacterized protein LOC117194440 — MDMEYANINEFNDRDLATRMRNSNYEKYKSLVRMHLSFELELNTDEFDMPYHEIVYEDKGKIKKWNRLSKKNRGPATGCTAGAGSKSAGNSPTETLQQQIDAGFLMHLEELKEFLMLEKNLTQEGLFRKTGAVSRQSELRMHIQHDQPLDLELTGFSAHDCATVFKRLSGRAARAFAYRRPLSSTSSDSAA; from the exons ATGGACATGGAATACGCCAACATCAATGAATTTAATGACCGCGACCTAGCGACACGCATGCGCAACAGCAATTATGAAAAATACAAGTCTCTGGTGCGCATGCACCTCTCCTTCGAGCTGGAACTAAACACCGACGA GTTCGACATGCCGTACCATGAAATCGTCTACGAAGATAAGGGCAAGATAAAGAAGTGGAATCGCCTCTCCAAGAAGAATCGCGGACCTGCCACAGGCTGCACGGCTGGGGCAGGCAGTAAGTCGGCGGGCAACAGTCCCACTGAAACGCTGCAGCAACAAATTGATGCAGGCTTTCTGATGCACCTGGAGGAGCTCAAAGAGTTTCTTATGCTGGAGAAGA ATCTCACCCAGGAGGGACTATTTCGCAAGACAGGAGCCGTTTCCAGGCAGAGCGAGCTACGAATGCACATACAGCACGACCAGCCCTTGGATTTGGAACTGACAGGATTCTCGGCTCACGACTGTGCCACTGTTTTTAAGAGGCTTTCTGGCCGAGCTGCCAGAGCCTTTGCTTACAGACGCCCACTATCCAGCACATCTTCAGATAGCGCCGCTTAG
- the LOC117194848 gene encoding rho GTPase-activating protein 19-like, producing MGGQVAATAERQQHLLNSVQLLLLLLPEEHRELLQHIIKMLHSVAAREESNKMSAENLAILFTPHLICPRQMPPEALHYTAKKMSSIVSYMIQQGLEIFEVPGKLDTDIRAYFLERKRKKTMSPEQTLEESFSDDSTVNTSANNSNYTDTALAQLYAHIQSLPESSKKRRLIKQFNKQNGQGHREELQRAIREHHEKHDAKMMRAMEEAERKK from the exons ATGGGGGGTCAGGTGGCGGCTACCGCAGAGCGCCAACAACATCTTCTCAACTCGGTGCAgctgctccttctcctgctcccCGAAGAGCATCGCGAGTTACTGCAGCACATTATTAAAATGCTCCATTCGGTGGCAGCGCGTGAGGAGAGCAACAAGATGTCCGCGGAGAATTTGGCCATCTTGTTTACACCGCACCTGATTTGCCCCAGGCAAATGCCGCCTGAGGCGCTCCACTATACGGCGAAGAAGATGTCCAGCATTGTGTCCTACATGATTCAGCAGGGTCTGGAAATCTTCGAAGTTCCCGGAAAGCTAGACACCGATATACGGGCGTACTTTCTTGAGCGCAAACGCAAAAAAACCATGTCACCGGAGCAAACCCTTGAAGAATCCTTCTCGGACGACTCGACGGTCAACACGT cggcaaacaacagcaattACACGGACACTGCACTGGCGCAGCTGTACGCGCACATTCAGAGCCTTCCGGAGTCCTCCAAGAAGCGTCGCCTCATCAAGCAGTTTAACAAGCAAAACGGACAAG GTCATCGCGAGGAGCTCCAGCGTGCCATAAGGGAGCATCACGAGAAGCATGATGCCAAAATGATGCGCGCCATGGAGGAGGCAGAGCGTAAGAAGTAG